Proteins encoded in a region of the Zea mays cultivar B73 chromosome 2, Zm-B73-REFERENCE-NAM-5.0, whole genome shotgun sequence genome:
- the LOC118476238 gene encoding protein FAR1-RELATED SEQUENCE 5-like, which yields MGAEGPRVMLTDQDPAMPVALGRVFPNTIHRLCLWHVQNRYMPYLNELYTRFEEEGFKTRFQSIIHHPLTVTEFETAWAMLIDDFRLHDNISLSRMYEIRKDWIPAFFKHDYCGLMVSTQRSESMNKLIKSAHVDANTPLHQFAKQMLKLLHSRKMKEAKEALGCMGQKETNTLYMFEIRVARTYTRAVMNKFHESLKYATAYKISHDPDGGVNEWVVQHTSRSNKIVWGQHQFKVMADVDAGKYECECKHWEHTGLLCVHLLQTFMHLQIDRIPSEYILQRYTYSAIQDVTFSRDDKNLKGKDDIEGDDSTSDGEGIHGDRNDVRDMMGDNLTTRRAQAGVIQLVPTLQEGGVCDTQCAMPQQILEQHDYGQLTTSTPLIDVSATDLTIKKTNLIPVVIDKRIRLYIFA from the exons ATGGGAGCTGAAGGACCACGAGTAATGCTTACAG ATCAAGATCCAGCAATGCCAGTTGCACTAGGCAGGGTATTTCCAAACACAATCCATCGATTGTGTTTGTGGCATGTTCAAAACAGGTATATGCCGTATTTAAACGAGTTGTACACTAGATTTGAGGAAGAGGGTTTCAAAAcaaggttccaatctataatacatcatcctttgACTGTAACTGAGTTTGAGACTGCCTGGGCAATGCTGATTGATGATTTCCGTCTACATGATAACATCAGTCTTTCCAGAATGTATGAAATTCGTAAAGATTGGATACCAGCTTTTTTCAAACATGATTATTGTGGGTTGATGGTCTCTACACAGCGTAGCGAGAGCATGAACAAACTCATAAAAAGTGCTCATGTCGATGCAAACACGCCACTACATCAATTCGCCAAGCAAATGTTGAAGCTTCTGCACAGTAGGAAGATGAAAGAGGCAAAAGAGGCACTAGGATGCATG GGCCAAAAGGAAACAAATACATTGTATATGTTTGAGATACGTGTAGCGAGGACATACACAAGGGCTGTAATGAATAAGTTTCACGAGTCTTTGAAATATGCTACTGCATACAAGATATCACATGATCCAGATGGTGGTGTGAATGAATGGGTGGTTCAGCATACTTCAAGGTCAAATAAGATTGTGTGGGGGCAACACCAATTCAAAGTAATGGCTGATGTAGATGCTGGAAAGTATGAATGTGAATGCAAGCATTGGGAGCATACAG GTCTGCTTTGTGTGCATCTTTTACAAACATTTATGCATCTTCAAATTGATCGAATACCTTCGGAATACATCCTTCAGAGATACACCTACTCTGCTATACAAGATGTGACTTTTTCAAGGGATGATAAGAATTTGAAGGGTAAAGACG ATATTGAAGGTGATGATAGTACTAGTGATGGCGAAGGAATACAT GGCGACAGGAATGATGTAAGAGACATGATGGGAGATAatctaacgacaagaagggcgcaGGCTGGT GTAATTCAATTGGTGCCTACTTTACAAGAAGGTGGTGTGTGCGATACCCAATGTGCTATGCCACAACAAATATTGGAACAG CACGATTATGGACAATTGACCACTAGCACACCACTGATTGATGTGAGTGCTACAGATTTGACGATTAAAAAG ACAAATCTGATACCAGTAGTTATTGACAAAAGAATAAGGCTGTACATATTTGCGTAA